CGACCTCCTCCTCGATGGAGGAAGTGACCGCGGAATTGCCGATGTTGGCGTTGACCTTCACCAGGAACCGCTTGCCGATGATCATCGGCTCGATCTCGGGATGGTTCACGTTGGCCGGCAACACCGCCCGCCCGGCCGCGATCTCCTCCCGGACGACCTCGGCCTCGACGTTCTCCCGTACGGCCACGAACTCCATCTCGGGCGTGATCTCACCCCGCCGCGCGTAGGCGAGTTGCGTGACCGCCGTATCGTCACGGCCCCGGCGCGGCTGACGCGGGCGGCCGGGGAACACCGCGTCCAGGTTGCGCAGTCCGCCGCGCGGTGAGGTGTGCTTGATCCCGTCGTCCTCGGGGCGGACGGGACGGCCCGCGTACTCCTCGGTGTCGCCGCGGGCGATGATCCAGTTCTCCCGCAGCGGCGCCAGCCCCCTGCGGACATCGGTGTCGACGAGCGGATCGGTGTACGGGCCGGAGGTGTCGTACAGCGTCACGGACTGCCCGTTGGTGAGGTGCACCTGACGGACCGGCACCCGCAGATCGGGGCGCGAGCCCGCGACATACCCCTTGTGCCAGCCGATGGACTTCCCGGCCTCCGTGGGCTGTTCGTCCTGGCTGGAGGCAGGCGTGCGTGCGTCCTTGTTGGTCATGAGACCTACTCCCTACGCCGGCATTACCCGGTAACAGGTTCGGCGGTCGACGCAGCGGCTTCCGTCAGCCGATGTTTCATGTGAAACATCACTCGATTCAGGTGACGTTTCCCGTGAAACATCGCAGAGACGAAGGTCAGCGCCCTCTCAGCCCGGTGCTCCGAGCTCCCGCGTGTGCAAAGGTGCCTCCACGCTAGCGTCATAAGTGGCGCGGTGAACAGTGGGCCTCCGGCGTTCTTGCGATGATCGGGCGGTGACCACGACACAGCAGCCCCCGTACCCGCCGACCGGGCCGCCGCATGGCCACGACCAGGGATCTGGCGACGACCACGGTTCCGGGCACGACCACGGATCGGGTGGGGACGGCGGGCACGGTTCCGGCGCGGACGGTGGCCACGGTTCCGGTGGAGGCGGTGGGCACGGTCATTCGCACAGCCATGGCCCCGCCGCCCCCGTCTCCCGGCATCTGCGGAAGGTCATCGCGGCGATCCTGATCCCGTTCACGGTGGCGGTCGTGGTCGGCATGGTGGTGCTCTGGCCCGGCGGCGCCCCGTCGCACAAGCGCACCGGCGTCGGCTTCGACCGGCAGACACAGCAGGCGACGGTCACCAAGGTCGTCAGCGTGAGCTGCGCGTCGGTGAACGCCTCGGGCGGTGGCTCGACCGGCGACACCTCCACCGCCGAGGGCTCCTCCGCGGCACAGGAGGCGGCCGGCACCTGCAAGAAGGCCACGGTCACGGTCTCCACCGGCAAGGACAAGGGCCGTACGTTCACGGAGATCGTGCAGCCCGACCAGTCACGGCAGTTGCATCAGGGCGAGAAGGTCGTGGTCGCGTACGAACCCTCGGCGCCCAGGGATCTGCAGTACTCCGTCACCGATGTGAACCGTAAGTTCCCGATGGCACTGCTCGCCGGAATCTTCGCCCTAGCAGTCGTCGTCGTAGGCCGGCTGCGCGGTGTCATGGCGTTGATCGCGCTGGCCATCAGTTTCATGATCCTGAACTTCTTCATCCTGCCCGCGATCCTGCACGGCTCGAACCCGCTGATCGTGGCGGTGGTCGGATCGAGCGCCATCATGCTCATCGCCCTGTACATGTGCCACGGGCTGTCGGCCCGTACGTCGGTGGCGGTGCTCGGCACCCTGATGTCGCTGGTGCTGATCGGCGTCCTGGGCTCGGTGTTCATCGGCTGGGCCGCGCTGACCGGCAACACGGACGACAACACGGGTCTGATCCACGGGCTGTACCCGTCCATCGACATGAGCGGTCTGCTGCTCGCCGGCGTCATCATCGGTTCGCTCGGTGTACTCGACGATGTGACGGTCACCCAGACCTCGGCGGTCTGGGAGCTGCACGAGGCCAACCCGTCGATGGGCTGGCGCGGGCTGTACCGCGCCGGCATCCGCATCGGCCGCGACCACATCGCCTCCGTCGTCAACACCCTCGTCCTCGCCTACGCGGGCGCCGCATTGCCGCTGCTCCTGCTCTTCTCCATCGCGCAGAGCAGCGTCGGGGCGGTCGCCAACAGCGAGTTGGTCGCCGAGGAGATCGTGCGCACGCTGGTGGGTTCGATCGGGCTGGTCGCGTCGGTACCGGTCACCACGGCCCTCGCCGCCCTGGTCGTCTCGGC
The nucleotide sequence above comes from Streptomyces sp. N50. Encoded proteins:
- a CDS encoding YibE/F family protein, which gives rise to MTTTQQPPYPPTGPPHGHDQGSGDDHGSGHDHGSGGDGGHGSGADGGHGSGGGGGHGHSHSHGPAAPVSRHLRKVIAAILIPFTVAVVVGMVVLWPGGAPSHKRTGVGFDRQTQQATVTKVVSVSCASVNASGGGSTGDTSTAEGSSAAQEAAGTCKKATVTVSTGKDKGRTFTEIVQPDQSRQLHQGEKVVVAYEPSAPRDLQYSVTDVNRKFPMALLAGIFALAVVVVGRLRGVMALIALAISFMILNFFILPAILHGSNPLIVAVVGSSAIMLIALYMCHGLSARTSVAVLGTLMSLVLIGVLGSVFIGWAALTGNTDDNTGLIHGLYPSIDMSGLLLAGVIIGSLGVLDDVTVTQTSAVWELHEANPSMGWRGLYRAGIRIGRDHIASVVNTLVLAYAGAALPLLLLFSIAQSSVGAVANSELVAEEIVRTLVGSIGLVASVPVTTALAALVVSADRPGPEAVPAGAATAGAATAPSAKPAAARGGKGRRRKH